The following are from one region of the Camelus dromedarius isolate mCamDro1 chromosome 16, mCamDro1.pat, whole genome shotgun sequence genome:
- the BORCS6 gene encoding BLOC-1-related complex subunit 6 — translation MESSRGAPGPEADFLAPGEPQTVIFDSGPGRTPSEKPSGLGLSGEEEAENVGGSSRYPRASSKTSSCSFVHQPEWEAPEEKPGRGGTPSGAGSRLGVLGPEHDSHGSSRRKDPELPEDKPVSERVCCRGSPGGGGMEVEQKEDDEETAAAGRTGRSFSSRLQDSRSLDGLSGACGGGTGSAGGAESGAGGGRRATISSPLELEGTVSRHGDLTHFVANNLQLKIRLSGAPQPPPPAPARPCSAPAPTPAIPPIDPDVLRDLERLSRELGCRVDRLLRGLGGAVQELTALSVGCIQTYRDAVDSLGEAVDMSIKGMYTLLARCEELERALQPVQGLARQVRDIRRTLEVLEALCK, via the coding sequence ATGGAGTCGTCCCGGGGGGCGCCTGGGCCCGAGGCGGACTTTCTGGCTCCCGGGGAACCGCAAACCGTGATTTTCGACAGCGGGCCGGGCCGAACGCCCTCTGAAAAGCCCTCAGGCCTCGGGCTGTCCGGGGAGGAAGAGGCCGAGAACGTTGGGGGCTCAAGCCGCTACCCTAGGGCGTCCTCGAAGACTTCGAGCTGCAGCTTCGTCCACCAGCCGGAATGGGAGGCTCCAGAGGAAAAGCCGGGCCGCGGAGGGACGCCGTCTGGGGCGGGGAGCCGCCTGGGGGTGCTGGGTCCCGAGCACGACTCGCATGGGTCTTCCCGGCGCAAGGACCCTGAACTGCCGGAGGACAAGCCTGTATCCGAGAGGGTCTGCTGTCGAGGGAGCCCTGGAGGCGGCGGGATGGAAGTTGAGCAGAAGGAAGACGACGAGGAAACGGCAGCAGCCGGCAGAACTGGCCGCTCGTTCTCCAGCCGCCTTCAGGACAGCCGCAGCCTGGACGGGCTGAGCGGGGCGTGCGGCGGCGGCACGGGGTCCGCAGGGGGTGCCGAGTCTGGAGCAGGCGGCGGGCGGCGCGCCACCATCTCCAGCCCCCTGGAGCTCGAGGGCACGGTGAGCCGCCATGGCGACCTCACCCACTTCGTCGCCAACAACCTGCAACTCAAGATCCGTCTGAGCGGCGCCCCTCAACCTCCGCCGCCTGCCCCTGCTCGGCCTTGTTCAGCGCCCGCACCCACTCCGGCCATCCCTCCCATCGACCCCGACGTACTGCGGGACCTGGAGCGGCTGAGTCGGGAGCTGGGCTGCAGGGTAGACCGACTGCTTCGCGGGCTGGGTGGCGCGGTGCAGGAGCTGACAGCGCTAAGCGTGGGCTGCATCCAGACCTACCGCGACGCCGTGGACTCCCTAGGCGAAGCTGTGGACATGAGTATCAAGGGCATGTACACCCTGCTGGCTCGCTGCGAGGAGCTGGAGCGGGCTCTGCAGCCGGTTCAGGGGCTGGCGCGCCAAGTCCGGGATATCCGACGCACCCTGGAGGTGTTGGAAGCCCTGTGCAAGTGA
- the PER1 gene encoding period circadian protein homolog 1 isoform X5, translated as MSGPLEGADGGGDPRSEEPFCPGGSPSPRPPQHRPRPGPSLADDTDANSNGSSGNESNGPESRGASQRSSHSSSSGNGKDSALLETTESSKSTNSQSPSPPSSSIAYSLLSASSEQDNPSTSGCSSEQSARARTQKELMTALRELKLRLPPERRGKGRSGTLATLQYALACVKQVQANQEYYQQWSLEEGEPCAMDMSTYTLEELEHITSEYTLRNQDTFSVAVSFLTGRIVYISEQAGLLLRCKRDVFRGTRFSELLAPQDVGVFYGSTAPSRLPTWGTGASAGSGLKDFTQEKSVFCRIRGGPDRDPGPRYQPFRLTPYVTKIRVSDGAPAQPCCLLIAERIHSGYEAPRIPPDKRIFTTRHTPSCLFQDVDERAAPLLGYLPQDLLGAPVLLFLHPEDRPLMLAIHKKILQLAGQPFDHSPIRFCARNGEYVTMDTSWAGFVHPWSRKVAFVLGRHKVRTAPLNEDVFTPPAPSPALSLDPDIQELSEQIHRLLLQPVHSPSPTGLCGVGPVTSPGPLLSPGSSSDSNGDDAEGPGPPAPVTFQQICKDVHLVKHQGQQVFIESRARPLPRPRIPATGTFKAKTLPCQASDPELEVAPAPVQAPLALAPEEAERKEASSCSYQQINCLDSILRYLESCNIPSTTKRKCASSSSCTASSASDDDKQRPSPVSVGTKKDPSAVLSGEGAAPRKEPVVGGTLSPLALANKAESVVSVTSQCSFSSTIVHVGDKKPPESDIIMMEDLPGLPPGPAPSPAPSPMVAPDPAPDAYRPVGLTKAVLSLHTQKEEQAFLSRFRDLSRLRGLKGSSTTPSAPGCHHGPAPPGRRHHCRSKAKRSRHHQTPRAEAPCYVSHPSPVPPSAPWPPPPTTTPFPAVVQPYSLPVFSPRGGPQSLPPAPTSVPPAAFPAPLVTPMVALVLPNYLFPTPSSYPYGVSPAPAEGPLTPASHSPSPPLPALPPSPPHCPDSPLFNSRCSSPLQLNLLQLEEPPRVEGGAVTGGPGSSAGPPPPSEEAAEPDARLVARTSQ; from the exons ATGAGCGGCCCCCTAGAAGGGGCTGATGGGGGAGGGGACCCCAGGTCGGAGGAACCCTTTTGTCCCGGAGGCTCCCCATCCCCTCGGCCTCCACAGCATCGACCTCGTcctggccccagcctggctgATGACACAGACGCCAACAGCAATGGCTCCAGCGGCAATGAGTCCAATGGGCCCGAGTCCAGAGGTGCATCTCAACGGAGCTCACATAGCTCCTCTTCCGGCAATGGCAAGGACTCGGCCCTGCTGGAGACCACTGAGAGCAGCAAGAG CACAAACTCTCAGAGCCCATCCCCACCCAGCAGTTCCATTGCCTACAGCCTCTTGAGTGCCAGCTCAGAGCAGGATAACCCGTCTACCAGTGGCTGCAG CAGTGAACAGTCAGCCAGGGCAAGGACCCAGAAGGAACTCATGACGGCACTGCGGGAGCTCAAGCTTCGGCTGCCACCAGAGCGCAGGGGCAAGGGCCGCTCTGGGACCCTGGCCACGCTACAGTACGCACTGGCCTGTGTCAAGCAGGTGCAGG CCAACCAGGAATACTACCAGCAGTGGAGCCTGGAGGAGGGTGAGCCTTGTGCCATGGACATGTCCACCTACACTCTGGAGGAGCTGGAGCACATCACATCTGAATACACGCTTCGCAACCAG GATACCTTCTCCGTGGCTGTCTCCTTCCTGACAGGCCGCATCGTCTACATTTCtgagcaggcagggctcctgctgcGTTGCAAGCGGGATGTGTTCCGAGGCACCCGCTTCTCAGAGCTCCTGGCTCCCCAGGACGTGGGCGTCTTCTATGGTTCCACTGCCCCATCTCGCCTGCCCACCTGGGGCACTGGGGCCTCGGCAG GTTCAGGCCTCAAGGACTTCACCCAGGAGAAGTCTGTCTTCTGCCGTATCAG AGGAGGTCCTGACCGGGATCCAGGGCCTCGATACCAACCATTCCGCCTAACCCCGTATGTGACCAAGATCCGGGTCTCGGACGGGGCCCCCGCACAGCCGTGCTGCCTGCTCATTGCAGAGCGCATCCATTCTGGTTACGAAG CTCCTCGGATTCCCCCCGACAAGAGGATCTTCACCACACGGCACACGCCTAGCTGCCTCTTCCAGGATGTGGATGAAAG GGCTGCCCCACTGCTGGGATACCTCCCCCAGGACCTCCTGGGGGCCCCAGTGCTCCTTTTCCTGCATCCTGAGGACCGACCCCTCATGCTGGCCATCCATAAGAAGA TCCTGCAGCTGGCTGGCCAGCCCTTTGACCACTCCCCTATCCGCTTCTGCGCCCGTAATGGGGAGTATGTCACCATGGATACCAGCTGGGCTGGCTTTGTGCATCCCTGGAGCCGTAAGGTGGCCTTTGTGTTGGGCCGTCACAAAGTACGCAC GGCACCCCTGAACGAGGATGTGTtcacccccccagcccccagccccgctctGTCCCTGGACCCTGACATCCAGGAGCTCTCCGAGCAGATCCACCGGCTGCTATTACAG CCTGtgcacagccccagccccacagggCTCTGTGGAGTCGGCCCTGTGACTTCCCCAGGCCCTCTCCTCAGCCCTGGCTCCTCCAGTGACAGCAATGGAGATGATGCTGAGGGACCTGGGCCTCCTGCCCCG GTGACTTTCCAGCAGATCTGTAAGGATGTGCATCTGGTGAAGCATCAGGGGCAGCAGGTTTTTATTGAGTCCCGGGCCAGGCCTCTGCCCCGGCCCCGCATCCCTG CTACAGGTACATTCAAGGCTAAGACCCTTCCTTGCCAAGCCTCAGACCCAGAGTTGGAGGTGGCCCCTGCTCCAGTCCAGGCCCCACTAGCCTTGGCCCCTGAGGAGGCTGAGAGGAAAGAAGCCTCCAGTTGCTCCTACCAGCAGATCAACTGCCTGGACAGCATCCTCAG GTACCTGGAAAGCTGCAACATCCCCAGCACGACCAAGCGCAAAtgcgcctcctcctcctcctgcaccgCCTCTTCAGCCTCCGATGACGACAAGCAGAGACCAAGCCCTGTCTCTGTGGGGACCAAGAAAG ATCCGTCGGCAGTGCTGTCTGGGGAGGGGGCCGCCCCTCGGAAGGAGCCGGTGGTGGGAGGCACCTTGAGCCCGCTCGCCCTGGCCAATAAGGCGGAGAGTGTGGTGTCTGTCACCAGTCAGTGTAGCTTCAGCTCCACCATCGTCCATGTGGGAGACAAGAAGCCCCCGGAGTCGG ACATCATCATGATGGAAGACCTGCCTGGCCTGCCTCcaggcccagctcccagcccagcccccagccccatggTAGCCCCAGACCCAGCCCCAGATGCCTACCGCCCGGTGGGCCTGACCAAGGCTGTGCTGTCCCTGCACACGCAGAAGGAGGAGCAGGCCTTCCTCAGCCGCTTCCGTGACCTCAGCAGGCTGCGTGGACTCAAGGGCTCCTCCACgactccctcagcccctg GCTGCCACCATGGCCCTGCACCCCCTGGCCGCCGACACCACTGCCGATCCAAAGCCAAGCGCTCACGCCACCACCAGACCCCCAGGGCTGAAGCCCCCTGCTATgtttcccacccctctcctgtgCCCCCTTCTGCCCCTTGGCCCCCACCACCGACCACCACACCCTTCCCAGCTGTGGTCCAGCCCTACTCCCTCCCAGTGTTCTCCCCCAGAGGAGGCCCCCAgtctcttcctcctgcccccacctctgtgCCTCCTGCAGCTTTCCCTGCCCCTCTGGTGACCCCAATGGTGGCCTTGGTGCTCCCTAACTATCTGTTCCCTACCCCATCCAGCTATCCCTATGGGGTATCCCCGGCCCCCGCCGAGGGGCCTCTCActcctgcctcccactcccctTCTCCACCCCTGCCTGCACTGccgcccagccctccccactgcccGGACTCTCCA
- the TMEM107 gene encoding transmembrane protein 107: MGRISGLVPSRFLTLLAHLVVVITLFWSRDSNIQACLPLTFTPEEYEKQDIQLVAALSVTLGLFAVELAGFFSGVSMFNSTQSLISIGAHCSASVSLSFFIFERWECTTYWYIFVFCSALPAVTEIALFINVFGLKKKPF, translated from the exons ATGGGCCGGATTTCGGGGCTCGTGCCCTCTCGTTTCTTGACGCTCCTGGCGCATCTGGTGGTCGTCATCACGTTATTCTGGTCCCGG GACAGCAACATCCAGGCCTGCCTGCCTCTCACGTTCACTCCCGAGGAGTATGAAAAGCAGGACATTCA GTTGGTAGCAGCACTCTCTGTCACTCTGGGCCTCTTTGCAGTGGAGCTGGCCGGTTTCTTCTCGGGAGTGTCCATGTTCAACAGCACCCAGAGCCTCATCT CCATTGGGGCTCACTGTAGTGCATCTGTGTCcctatcctttttcatatttgaGCGTTGGGAGTGCACCACATACTGGTACATTTTTGTCTTCTGCAG TGCCCTCCCAGCTGTCACTGAAATAGCATTATTCATCAACGTCTTTGGGCTGAAAAAGAAACCTTTCTGA
- the VAMP2 gene encoding vesicle-associated membrane protein 2 isoform X2: protein MSATAATAPPAAPAGEGGPPAPPPNLTSNRRLQQTQAQVDEVVDIMRVNVDKVLERDQKLSELDDRADALQAGASQFETSAAKLKRKYWWKNLKMMIILGVICAIILIIIIESEYACQWQF, encoded by the exons AT GTCGGCTACCGCTGCCACCGCCCCCCCTGCCGCCccggctggggagggaggcccccCTGCGCCACCTCCAAACCTTACCAGTAACAGGAGACTGCAGCAGACCCAGGCCCAGGTGGATGAG GTGGTGGACATCATGAGGGTGAACGTGGACAAGGTCCTGGAGCGGGACCAGAAGCTGTCGGAGCTGGACGACCGTGCGGATGCACTGCAGGCAGGGGCCTCCCAGTTTGAAACAAGTGCAGCCAAGCTCAAGCGTAAATACTGGTGGAAAAACCTCAAG ATGATGATCATCTTGGGAGTGATTTGCGccatcatcctcatcatcatcatcg AAAGCGAATATGCCTGCCAGTGGCAGTTCTGA
- the VAMP2 gene encoding vesicle-associated membrane protein 2 isoform X1 has translation MSATAATAPPAAPAGEGGPPAPPPNLTSNRRLQQTQAQVDEVVDIMRVNVDKVLERDQKLSELDDRADALQAGASQFETSAAKLKRKYWWKNLKMMIILGVICAIILIIIIDGGPEAKRGRDISHLGGGEGGSRAGPDTLLSLFLFLPSPSSSFCFPFYSLLQLLNP, from the exons AT GTCGGCTACCGCTGCCACCGCCCCCCCTGCCGCCccggctggggagggaggcccccCTGCGCCACCTCCAAACCTTACCAGTAACAGGAGACTGCAGCAGACCCAGGCCCAGGTGGATGAG GTGGTGGACATCATGAGGGTGAACGTGGACAAGGTCCTGGAGCGGGACCAGAAGCTGTCGGAGCTGGACGACCGTGCGGATGCACTGCAGGCAGGGGCCTCCCAGTTTGAAACAAGTGCAGCCAAGCTCAAGCGTAAATACTGGTGGAAAAACCTCAAG ATGATGATCATCTTGGGAGTGATTTGCGccatcatcctcatcatcatcatcg ATGGAGGACCTGAAGCCAAGAGGGGAAGGGACATCAGccacctgggaggtggggaaggtgggagcAGGGCCGGGCCTGACAcactgctttctctctttctctttctcccctctccctcttcttccttctgttttcctttctacaGTTTACTTCAGCTCTTAAACCCCTGA
- the VAMP2 gene encoding vesicle-associated membrane protein 2 isoform X3 — MSATAATAPPAAPAGEGGPPAPPPNLTSNRRLQQTQAQVDEVVDIMRVNVDKVLERDQKLSELDDRADALQAGASQFETSAAKLKRKYWWKNLKMMIILGVICAIILIIIIVYFSS, encoded by the exons AT GTCGGCTACCGCTGCCACCGCCCCCCCTGCCGCCccggctggggagggaggcccccCTGCGCCACCTCCAAACCTTACCAGTAACAGGAGACTGCAGCAGACCCAGGCCCAGGTGGATGAG GTGGTGGACATCATGAGGGTGAACGTGGACAAGGTCCTGGAGCGGGACCAGAAGCTGTCGGAGCTGGACGACCGTGCGGATGCACTGCAGGCAGGGGCCTCCCAGTTTGAAACAAGTGCAGCCAAGCTCAAGCGTAAATACTGGTGGAAAAACCTCAAG ATGATGATCATCTTGGGAGTGATTTGCGccatcatcctcatcatcatcatcg TTTACTTCAGCTCTTAA